One Planktothrix sp. FACHB-1365 genomic window carries:
- a CDS encoding AAA family ATPase: MIQRLYIHNFRCLENFELSLKDMSSALLIGKNGVGKSTIFDVLEIFQSIGRGTNRVRDLVKPKDFVRGRFDVPIRLEIEVLLHEKLYQYILAFELPKNFKELRVSEEKLLVTGEPIYSRTEAQVTLHTSWQNSEAQFLVDWHLVALPIIQEQSETDPLRIFKTWLARMIILAPIPSLMTGDSDGETLEPKRDGSNFGEWFSGLLSRYPAAYTQVDKYLRGVIPDIQDFLNEQIGKDSKSMIVRFEANNANLSVDFQDLSDGEKCFFICAFVLAANKFYGPLFCFWDEPDNYLSLSEVGHFVMSLRRSFNNNGQILVTSHNVEAIRKFSDENTFLLDRKSHLEPTLIRLLSDITFTGDLINTLISGDIEV; this comes from the coding sequence ATGATCCAAAGGCTATATATCCATAACTTTAGATGCTTAGAAAACTTTGAACTGAGCTTAAAGGATATGTCATCAGCTTTATTAATTGGTAAAAATGGAGTCGGGAAATCAACAATTTTTGATGTATTAGAAATTTTTCAATCTATTGGTCGAGGGACGAATAGAGTTCGTGATCTAGTTAAGCCCAAGGATTTCGTTCGTGGTCGCTTTGATGTGCCAATTCGCTTGGAAATAGAAGTATTACTTCACGAAAAATTATATCAATATATTTTGGCTTTTGAGTTACCGAAAAATTTTAAAGAACTTCGAGTTTCTGAAGAAAAACTATTAGTTACAGGAGAGCCAATTTATTCTCGAACTGAGGCTCAAGTAACCCTTCACACCAGTTGGCAAAATTCTGAGGCTCAATTTCTAGTAGATTGGCATTTAGTTGCCCTTCCTATTATTCAAGAGCAATCAGAGACAGATCCCCTTCGGATTTTCAAGACTTGGCTGGCTAGAATGATTATTTTAGCTCCCATTCCCAGTCTGATGACAGGAGATTCCGACGGTGAAACCTTGGAGCCCAAGCGAGACGGTTCAAACTTTGGAGAGTGGTTCTCTGGATTACTGAGTCGCTATCCAGCAGCTTACACACAAGTTGACAAATATCTCCGAGGAGTTATACCTGACATTCAGGACTTTTTGAATGAACAAATTGGCAAAGATTCAAAAAGCATGATTGTCCGATTTGAAGCGAATAATGCAAATCTGAGTGTTGATTTTCAAGACTTATCTGATGGCGAAAAATGCTTTTTTATTTGTGCTTTCGTTTTAGCTGCTAATAAATTCTATGGCCCCCTTTTTTGCTTCTGGGACGAACCTGATAACTATCTTTCTTTATCAGAGGTTGGACATTTTGTCATGTCATTACGACGCTCATTTAACAATAATGGACAAATTTTAGTGACTTCTCATAATGTAGAAGCAATCCGAAAGTTTTCGGATGAAAATACCTTTCTACTGGATCGCAAAAGCCACTTAGAGCCAACTTTAATTAGATTACTCAGTGATATAACTTTTACAGGGGACTTAATTAATACCTTGATTTCTGGGGATATCGAAGTATGA
- a CDS encoding transposase codes for MTLYKNKYRIESTRLPYYNYAASGWYFVTICTKDKLWFFGDIVSSNIKFSAMGEIANKFWSDIPNHFQDVYLDAYIIMPNHVHGIIVIERSHNEEHGETRHGTSLQGTDESNKFAPLKRGSLQAIINAYKSSVTRWCRKNGYDNFAWQPRFYDHIIRDEQALVKIQEYIVNNPAKWDEDQDNPANLWM; via the coding sequence ATGACATTATATAAAAATAAATATCGGATTGAATCTACACGATTACCTTATTATAATTATGCTGCCAGTGGTTGGTATTTTGTTACCATTTGCACAAAGGATAAACTGTGGTTTTTTGGTGATATCGTTTCCAGTAATATTAAATTTTCTGCTATGGGAGAAATTGCCAATAAATTTTGGTCAGACATTCCGAATCATTTTCAGGATGTTTACCTAGATGCTTATATTATTATGCCTAATCATGTACATGGGATTATTGTTATTGAGCGATCGCATAACGAAGAACACGGAGAGACGCGCCATGGCACGTCTCTACAAGGGACGGATGAATCTAACAAATTTGCACCCTTAAAACGAGGCTCTTTACAAGCTATTATTAATGCTTATAAATCTTCTGTAACCCGTTGGTGTCGTAAAAATGGTTACGATAATTTCGCATGGCAACCCCGATTTTATGATCATATCATTCGAGATGAACAGGCATTAGTCAAAATTCAGGAATATATTGTTAATAATCCGGCTAAATGGGATGAAGATCAAGACAATCCTGCTAATTTGTGGATGTGA